GATCTCATCCACGGCCTGGGCGAGCGCGAAGTTCTCATCGCCTTCCAGGGTCCGCACGGCTACATCTCGCCCGGATGGTACGGCGACGTGCCGGCGGTGCCCACATGGAACCACGTGTCGGTGCACCTCAGTGGAGTCCCCGAGATCCTCTCCGAGGCCGAGAACCTGCGAGTGCTCGAGCGGATGGTCGACGTCTTCGAGAACCGGATGCCGAGTCCTCGCGGCATGTGGCAGCTGCCCAACGATGAGACGTTCGTGCATCGCCTCGCCGCGGGGACGGTCGGCTTCCGGCTCACGCCGGCGAAGGTCGTCGCGAAGCGCAAGCTGAGCCAGAACAAGCCATCCGAGACCGTCGACGAGGTGATCGCGGCGCTCGAGGGCGACGGCCCTCACTCCAACCGGGCATTGGCCGCCGAGATGCGCCGCGCCCGCGACGCGCGCCGAGGGGATCGATCGTGACCGCGCGCGGCGATCATGTCGACCTCGTGCGCGCGGCGCGGCTGAGCGGACCGCTGGCGCTCACCTTCGGCGACGAGCCCGTCGACCTCGTGATCCGTGACGGACGCCTCGCCGACGCGGCACCGACGGGTGTGCTGCCGCCGAGCGGGCTGGTGCTCGAGGGCGAGGGGCGCCGGGTGGTCGCGGGACTGTGGGACCACCATGTGCACACCGTGCAGTGGGCGCTGAACGCCGACCGCGTGCAGCTGGGCGAGGTGCACAGCGCCGCGGAGGCGGCACGGGTCATGGGCGATGCTGACGCTCTCGCGGATGGTCGACGCGTGGGCGCCGGGATGCGGGACGCTCTCTGGGCGGATGCGCCGTCCCTCACCCTGCTCGATGAGCGCACCGGGGACCGACCGACGTACCTGATCAACGCCGATGTGCACAGTGTGTGGCTGAACTCGGCTGCGTTCCAGCGCGAGGGGTTCGCTCCGACTGAGGACGGGATGCTCAGGGAGGAGGACGCCTTCGAGATCTCGCGGCGACTGAACGCGGCGGACGATCTCACGGCCGACGCGGCGGTCCTGCGCGCGGGCGAGCGGGCCGCCGCTCGCGGGATCACCGGCCTCGTCGACTTCGACATGGCGTGGAACGCGCAGGCGTGGCGGCGCCGTGCGGATGCCGGGTTCGCCGCGCACCGGGTCGAGTTCGCCTTCTATGCGGCGGACCTGCCGCGGGCGATCGCGGAGGGGCTCCGCACGGGCGAGGAGCTGCCCGGCACGAACGGGCTCGTGCACGTCGGCCCCCTCAAGCTCATCACCGATGGCTCGCTCGGCACGCGCACAGCCGCGTGCTCGCACGCGTACGACGATGACGTGACCAACTTCGGCGTGCTCACGATCGACCCCGACCGCCTCCGCGATCTGCTGACGCAGGCGACAGCGTCAGGGATCGATGCGGCCGTGCACGCCATCGGCGACCGCGCCGTGGCATCAGCCCTTGACGCGTTCACCTATACCCAGGCGCGGGGCACGATCGAGCACGCACAGCTGGTGCGGCACGCCGACCTCGCCCGCTTCGCCCGCCTGGGCGTCGTGGCCAGCGTGCAGCCCGAGCACGCCGTCGACGATCGCGACATGGTCGGCAGCCTGTGGCAGCACCAGCGGGCACTGAGTCACCCGCTCGCATCGCTGTTCGCGGCCGGCATCCCGGTGCGGTTCGGATCGGACGCCCCGGTGGCGCCCCTCGACCCGTGGACGACGATCGCGGCGGCCGTGCACCGCACCGCAGACGAACGCGAGCCGTGGCAGCCGGCGGAACGGGTGGGAGTCGCATCCGCGCTGCGAGCGAGCAGCCGCCACGGCGACACCGATCTCGAGATCGGCGGCGTCGCGGACCTCGTGCTGTGCGGCACCGATCCGCTGACCGCCGATCGCGCCGAGCTGAGCCGGATGCCCGTCGCGGCGACGCTTCTGCGCGGCAGCCTCACGCACGTGGAGTGAGCGCACCGGACGCGGAGCGCGAGAAGGGCGCCGCAGCGATGCTGCAGCGCCCTTCTCGGTCACGCGGGGTCAGGTCACGCGGGGCAAGGCCCCGCGGTCAGGCTCCGCCATGTGTCAGGCCGCGATGTGCGAGATGAGGAACCAGCGGTCCTTCTCCAGCCCTCGCTGGATCTCGATGGCCACGTCCTGACTGGTCAGGTCGACCTCGTCGAGACCGTCGACGGCGGCCTTCACGTCGACGAGGATCGCGTCGATGTCGCCGATCACCGCGCGGATGAGCTCATCCGACTGCTCGAAGCCGGCGGGGACGGCGGTGCGGCCGGCGCGCTCTGCGACGGTCTGCACGCGGGCGTCGATCGGCAGGCCGAGGGCGACGATGCGCTCTGCGGCCGTGTCGGCGAAGTCGCCGGCGTGCTCGACGATCGTGTCGAGCAGCTCGTGGACGCCGACGAAGTTCGCACCGCGCACGTGCCAGTGCGCCTGCTTGCCGTTGACGGTGAGAGCCTGCAGGCCGAGCACCACGGGCGAGAGGAACTGCGCGGCGGCGGCGGCCACGGTCGGGTCGACGGCGATGCTGGGAACGGTCTGGGCCTTGCTCATGTGAACCTCCGAGTGTGTTCTGCCACGTCTTCTGAGTACAACGCTACTCAGCGCCGACCATTCCGCAAGCAAGTGTAGGCAACGCTTACCGGCCCTGATTTCCGCGGAATCACGCGGAAGTGAGGGTAGTCTCACCTTCATGAGCATCGCCGAGAACGCCTCTGTCATCGCCCTCGGATCGCGGGTTCCCCGGATCGGCGCCGAAGCCTTCGTCGCCGACGGCGCACGCATCATCGGAGACGTCGTGCTGGGTGAGTCCGCGAGCGTGTGGTACAACGCGGTGCTGCGCGCGGACTCGGCAGCCATCGCCGTCGGTGCGCGCAGCAACGTACAGGACAACGTCTCGGTGCATGTCGACAGCGCGCATCCGGTCGTCATCGGAGAGGACGTCTCGATCGGGCACAACGCCGTCGTGCACGGGTGCACGATCGGCGACGGCTCGCTCGTCGGCATGGGGGCCGTAGTGCTGAGCGGTGCGGTGCTCGGCGCCGGATGCCTGATCGCCGGTGGCGCCGTGGTGCTGGGCGGCACGCAGGTGCCGGACGGCTCGCTGGTCGCGGGCGTTCCCGCGAAGGTGCGCAGGCCGCTCACCGATGACGAGCGCCGCGGACTCATCGAGAACGCCGCGATCTACCTCGAGCACACCCGCACGCACGCGGCCGCGCAGACACGATAGCCGGCCGAGCGGGCGGTAGGCTGGTGCTCTACGGGGCGGTGGCCAAGCTGGTTAAGGCAGTGGGCTCATAACCCAACGATCGTCGGTTCAAGTCCGACCCGCCCTACTCTCATGGTCTCGCGCGTTCGGTCTCGCGCGCTCAGTCTTCGGTGCGGAAGCCTGATGTCTTGTGCGCGCCGTCGCAGAACGGCTTGATCGACGACAGCCCGCACCGGCACAGCGCAATCGTCCGGCGGTGACGTTCAATCGGCCGCCCCGCCGCGGACTGCAGGTCGACGTCGCCCCGAACGAGCAGCGGCCCGTCCGTGCACGCGGTGATCGTCGGCGCCTCGGTTCTCGCAGTCATG
The window above is part of the Microbacterium sp. nov. GSS16 genome. Proteins encoded here:
- a CDS encoding gamma carbonic anhydrase family protein, which gives rise to MSIAENASVIALGSRVPRIGAEAFVADGARIIGDVVLGESASVWYNAVLRADSAAIAVGARSNVQDNVSVHVDSAHPVVIGEDVSIGHNAVVHGCTIGDGSLVGMGAVVLSGAVLGAGCLIAGGAVVLGGTQVPDGSLVAGVPAKVRRPLTDDERRGLIENAAIYLEHTRTHAAAQTR
- a CDS encoding Dps family protein, which encodes MSKAQTVPSIAVDPTVAAAAAQFLSPVVLGLQALTVNGKQAHWHVRGANFVGVHELLDTIVEHAGDFADTAAERIVALGLPIDARVQTVAERAGRTAVPAGFEQSDELIRAVIGDIDAILVDVKAAVDGLDEVDLTSQDVAIEIQRGLEKDRWFLISHIAA
- a CDS encoding CDGSH iron-sulfur domain-containing protein translates to MTARTEAPTITACTDGPLLVRGDVDLQSAAGRPIERHRRTIALCRCGLSSIKPFCDGAHKTSGFRTED
- a CDS encoding amidohydrolase, with protein sequence MVTARGDHVDLVRAARLSGPLALTFGDEPVDLVIRDGRLADAAPTGVLPPSGLVLEGEGRRVVAGLWDHHVHTVQWALNADRVQLGEVHSAAEAARVMGDADALADGRRVGAGMRDALWADAPSLTLLDERTGDRPTYLINADVHSVWLNSAAFQREGFAPTEDGMLREEDAFEISRRLNAADDLTADAAVLRAGERAAARGITGLVDFDMAWNAQAWRRRADAGFAAHRVEFAFYAADLPRAIAEGLRTGEELPGTNGLVHVGPLKLITDGSLGTRTAACSHAYDDDVTNFGVLTIDPDRLRDLLTQATASGIDAAVHAIGDRAVASALDAFTYTQARGTIEHAQLVRHADLARFARLGVVASVQPEHAVDDRDMVGSLWQHQRALSHPLASLFAAGIPVRFGSDAPVAPLDPWTTIAAAVHRTADEREPWQPAERVGVASALRASSRHGDTDLEIGGVADLVLCGTDPLTADRAELSRMPVAATLLRGSLTHVE
- a CDS encoding FMN-binding negative transcriptional regulator, producing MRQNPSFAMADPAELRRIIELNPWATLISDADDGLVASHYVVLLDDERDDLTVVGHVGRPDDLIHGLGEREVLIAFQGPHGYISPGWYGDVPAVPTWNHVSVHLSGVPEILSEAENLRVLERMVDVFENRMPSPRGMWQLPNDETFVHRLAAGTVGFRLTPAKVVAKRKLSQNKPSETVDEVIAALEGDGPHSNRALAAEMRRARDARRGDRS